In Tenrec ecaudatus isolate mTenEca1 chromosome 9, mTenEca1.hap1, whole genome shotgun sequence, the DNA window TTCTAtaggtttttaaataaaattctatTTCCAAGGAACACCTTTttctcagacaacagaaaaggggggggggcatcaTTTCCCTTGGGGAATCACATCTTTACTATTATTCAAATACgtgatttttaaacaaaatagTACAATTGGTGCTATTGAGAAAATCAAGTctcatatatataaatttaaccTTTCAAAGAGCAACCTTAGTTGCTATGATAAAAGGCCATGATTTCTGTTTCTATTGATTTCTAGATAAGTGACTTTCCATGATATTTgtgataattattattttccttctccctctctctctgtctctctgtctctctgtctctctctctctctctctctctctctctctctctctctctctctctctctctctctgtctccctctctctctctgtctctctctctctcaaagggAACAAATTAAGTGGGCTTCCTTATGCAGTTAGTGAAGTGGAACATTTGTTGGGCTGTCTTGATCAAGTCTTGAAATAACCATGCCTGACTACCCTGTCTTCATCTCCACCTCTAATATGAACAGAGTAATTATGCACACCCCGGTTTTTGGCTAATGGCACAAAAGACAGTTCCATAGGCTAATAATCTTTTGCTTAAACCAGTGGCTTCCGCCGAAAACAAAGAGCAACAAATCGAAACAGCTAATGGCTGTTATACTCAAGAAGAGTTCATTATAAAATGTAGCATTACTGCCACAGTCGTTTAATTGTGTCACAACTTGTAAGTAATAGATCCGATAAAACTGATAGGGGAGGAAGCAAATAAAGATGACTCCGATAAAAAAGAGGTTTTTCAATTGGGCCCAGAACTCCTGGTGGGATAGCAAGGAGTGGCGTATCTTCCGCACCATGGACGCAATGATGAAGACCTGGACGCTCAAGAGAATGATGGCAGTGGCCACGACCACGAAGATTATGATGTAGTTGATGATTTGCACCGACTTATGAGAGAGTTCTCTGTGGAATGTAAAACAGTGATTTTCATCATATTCATTCACACCCCCATATTTAGACGCAACCAGAGGCACAACAAAGACAATCACCAGCAGCCACATGGCAGTGCTGGCCGCCACCGCATGTAGTTTTCTGtagaattctactttgtccttgcGCTTAAAGAAGATGAGGTACCTGATGATCAGAATCACCACATAGAACAAGAAGGTGAGGTACATGTGGATGTGCAGCATGGAACTCACGAACTTGCAGAATGGTAAGCCAAAGATCCAAAGCCGCTTGATCAGGTAGACCAAGCGGAAGGGCACGGTCAGGAGGAAAACACTGTGGACCACCACCAGGTTAACCACGGCTGTGGTCGTCACCGATCTGGTGTTCATTTTCGCCAACAGGAACAAAATGGAGATGACCCCCAGCAGTCCTCCAGCAAGCACTGCGCAGTAGAGATGTGTGAAACAGGGGGTAAATATCGAATTGCACGTGCCGTTCCGGGAACCATTGTAGATCCCAGCAACACTGGGGTAGCTCATGATTCTGCAGCCACTGGAAGACACCAAGCACCAGAGTAAGTGACAAACATTCCACCGAGCTTTGTTCATAGAAACTTCGGAGAATTCACGGATAGTGTGACTAGGTCATGTATTTCTTTACGTATTTCACACGGAGCACTTTAAGAATTAGGACAATCCCCTGCGCATGTTTGTGCACCCTGGATCCTAGAAGACAATAAATCTGATGACCAGTATTTCACTGGTTAAAGACCCTTTGAAGCATCCACAGAATCATACGTATTTGTACATAGACAAAACATGTTGCATAAAACCTCAGGAGAACGGTCCAGCATCAGACACTGAAGCATGGACACTGGCGCTGAAGTAAGTACGGGGGCGTTCTAGAATGGCTGGGAAGGTGCGTAGCTACAGCAAGtacacaaaacattttcttttctttcaggtaTGATTATAATTCCTCAACTCATCCCAGCTCACTGAAAAAAATGACCTAAGAAGGTGCATACAAAATTCATTTAGGATGCTCATTAGTTTGTCAGAAAATTAAGTTAAAGCAGCAACAACCTTTTAAAAGGTGATATATTTGAACATCTTCTTCTACTCAATCATTTAGCAGTGTGGCTTTAATTAAGTTCTTCTCCTGGTCCTATACTAATCAGGTCATACCACTTTTCTATTTAAATCCCTTCCATGGCTGTCACATCCACTCACCGCCCCCTCTCAACCCCCAGGCATCCACACCCTTGGTGTGTCTTCAGAGAAACAGCTTGATCCGAATTACAACGGCAAATTTGGCTCCTTTGAGACCAGATTTAAGAAATAGCACAGAAGTGGGCTTCACATTGGAATGGGAATTCAGGAAAGGGAAGTGTCTTGATCACTCCAAAAAATTTACCTTGGCAAATTACCTAGTCAGACTCTGCTTACTGAAACTGAAGGGTAAACTTTGGTGCAGAAGAACAGATAAGCCATTCTGCACTCGTTATTTAATGATCATAACATCTTTgtaatttttccatttattatttcatttttattttatttatgtcaGTTTGTATTCATCCCTTGACTGGAATTCTTTTCCATTAGACCTCAATTCTATGATGAAAGGGATTGCTTCTTTGTTGGTAGTTCTGCCTCTCCACATTGGCTAAAAGGTCTGATCTGTAGTTAAGTTTTCTGGAATGCACTTGATAACTTCCAACTCACTTTCTAGGAAATTGATCTTATTCATATTGCTCCTTGCAATTTGACCTAGGAAGGGTTCCTATTAATAGATCTTCTTACGCCTGGATTTCATTCAAGTTTCCCCTGGCCATGCCCCTCTAAACAGTTGAACCTTCCAGTACAAAGATTGTTTAATCCTTTGCATTTGTTCAGACATCCCATAGGGACCCTCTTTATCCAAGTTGATTGTTATCATCCCATCTGCACTCAGTTGAATTGTTCTCTCAGACTAGGCTTCTCTGGCCCCCAGGTGTCTATATGCAGTTGAATCTAGAGTCTCTAACAACCGGAATTTAAGGGAAAGGATGAACACCTTTGATATCTTAATATTGTTTAATATTAGTTATCCACGGGTTTGAGTTAtagattcaatgcaatcccaaaaATTCCATCATACAACTTAGTAGAGAATTACAAACTTATAACACTATATGAGAATGCAAAGGGATTTAAATAagcaaattatttttgaaaatgcaAGAACAAGTTTAGAGGACTAATAgcatccctggttttgcttctctagggaacccagccTAGCACAGCAGCTTTACTTTTAGTTGCCCAAATCAGGACATACAACCACAACATACTAAATGGATACACTATGGATATCGATAGGAtggaaaattatcaaacaatataaatTAATCCATCCTGAATGCAAATAGCAATATTGTTGACTCTTAAGAGCATTATATGGAATCATTTGGACAATAGGATACTAAATCACCAGGGAAATAATATTTTCACTGCAGCATTATCATCCCCAAAGGGATTAAAAAAGTGGTTCTTGATGAGTTAAaaatattattctttttatatataaagtgCAGATATATAATACATAAACAACAGATAAAGAGTATATTTTAGTATTAAATATGGATAATAAGGGGCCATGATTATGGAAGAAAGTATCTTTGAAGTATCCTTATTTGGAGCCCCAATTCAAGGTggccccatgcacaatggaatgaaatggTGATGGATCCCGTGTTTTTGCATATTTGATTAATTGGGATCAGAAGGGTTTTTATTAGCTGCTGTtcagaagtagatagccaggcctttgttGCTAGTCTACCTTACTCTGGAAGTTGTGCTGAAATCTGTTGAGTATCACAACAACATACATGCTTCTACAGGGAAGATGGTGGTGGCTGTGTATGAGGTGCATTTGCTAGGAATCAAGCTTGGTTCTCTTGCCTGGAAAGTAAGAGTCCTACCCATGAATGCCACTGCCCCATTAATTTAAAACATCAGACAGAAAATACTACATATTgtatgtttttggtttgtttagaaAAGGCAAAACTAGTGTGACAAAAATGGACAATTGTTGACCCAGAACTCTGGGGATAGGGGAGAGGATTgatcagagggtggagggaaggtggggtagaaa includes these proteins:
- the LOC142456006 gene encoding putative G-protein coupled receptor 141; translated protein: MSYPSVAGIYNGSRNGTCNSIFTPCFTHLYCAVLAGGLLGVISILFLLAKMNTRSVTTTAVVNLVVVHSVFLLTVPFRLVYLIKRLWIFGLPFCKFVSSMLHIHMYLTFLFYVVILIIRYLIFFKRKDKVEFYRKLHAVAASTAMWLLVIVFVVPLVASKYGGVNEYDENHCFTFHRELSHKSVQIINYIIIFVVVATAIILLSVQVFIIASMVRKIRHSLLSHQEFWAQLKNLFFIGVIFICFLPYQFYRIYYLQVVTQLNDCGSNATFYNELFLSITAISCFDLLLFVFGGSHWFKQKIISLWNCLLCH